A single window of Candidatus Rhabdochlamydia oedothoracis DNA harbors:
- a CDS encoding IS630 family transposase — translation MQPEANFLTRNQKDILKARHRHERDKRLCDRIKSILLLDEGWTYPQVAHALLLDEDTIRRYYKTYLEGGKEALLNLNYAGKACRLNQGQLKQLKIYVKEEAPSSAKQVVNFAKDHFGICYTPSAMVSLLHRLNFTYKKPKLIPGKVNEEAKELFSQELQNLEKELAQTDQLLYLDGVHPQHNSKPSYGWYEKGSKAILLTNTGRKRININGALDVKRLEVTTLFSDSINAQSTLDLFKKLEEKYPFAQRIVVICDNAAYY, via the coding sequence ATGCAACCTGAAGCGAACTTTTTAACAAGAAACCAAAAAGACATCCTCAAGGCTCGTCATCGCCATGAACGGGATAAAAGGCTATGCGATAGAATCAAATCTATTTTATTGTTAGATGAAGGGTGGACATACCCACAAGTAGCACATGCTTTACTCCTAGATGAGGATACGATAAGGCGTTACTATAAAACTTATTTAGAAGGTGGCAAAGAAGCATTGCTGAATTTGAACTATGCAGGAAAGGCATGCCGGCTCAATCAAGGCCAACTTAAACAACTAAAAATCTATGTAAAAGAAGAAGCTCCCAGTTCAGCTAAACAAGTTGTCAATTTTGCCAAAGACCACTTTGGAATATGTTATACACCATCAGCTATGGTTTCTTTATTGCATCGGTTAAACTTTACCTATAAAAAGCCTAAGCTGATTCCTGGAAAAGTGAATGAGGAAGCTAAAGAGCTTTTTTCACAAGAATTGCAAAATCTAGAAAAAGAACTCGCTCAAACAGATCAACTGCTTTATTTAGATGGGGTTCATCCTCAACACAATTCCAAACCCTCTTATGGATGGTATGAAAAAGGATCTAAGGCTATATTGCTAACAAATACAGGACGTAAACGTATCAATATCAATGGAGCCTTAGATGTAAAGCGCTTAGAAGTTACAACTCTTTTTTCAGACTCTATCAATGCGCAATCTACTCTTGATTTGTTTAAAAAATTGGAAGAAAAGTATCCTTTTGCACAAAGAATCGTGG